DNA sequence from the Actinacidiphila yeochonensis CN732 genome:
AGCTGGACGGCCACTCGAATTCTGAAGCTGGAACGGCCTTGTTTCAGGGGCAGGCCGTCAGCGGCGTGCCCAAGGCCGCAGGGCGCCTGCGGCGAGAGCCAGGAGCGCAGCGGCGACCCACAGGGGAATCCGGAGAGTGGAACCTCCCGCGATGAGTCCGCCAGTGAGGGCGCCGAGCCCGGCGGCCCCGACGCCGAAGAGGCGGAAGGCGGAGGTGACCCGGCCGAGGAGGTGGTCCGGGGTGAGGGCTGGGCGGGCGGAGCTCGCGGCGACGCTGATGAGGGTGGAGGCGGCACCGATCAGGGCGAGGAAGGCCCCGGTGGCGTATGCGTTGGGAAAGGCCGCGATGCCTGTCCAGGCCAGGCTCTGGAGACCGCAGGCGATGGCCATCATCTGGCGGTAGGTGAGGCGGCGTGTCAGAGGTGCCGCGCGCCAGCCCGTGAGGATGCCGCCGACGGCTGCGACTGCCAGCAGGATCCCGTACCCGGCGTCGGCGACGTGCAGGGTGCTCGTCGCGTAAAGGACGAAGGTGGCCATGGAGACGTTGTAGGCGAAGTTGTACGTCGCCATCCCGGCTGCCAGCATCCGCAGTTCCGGTGTCGCGCGCAGGTGTGTGAGGCCGGCGCGGATGGCTGCGATGAGGGGTTGGTTGCTGCCGGGGGCAGGCATGGCGGGGAGTCGGCTGATGCACGCTGCGGACAGGACGAAGGAGGCGGCATCCCCTGCGAAGGGCAGCATCCGGCTGACGGCGAAGGTCGCCGAGCCGATGGGCGGTCCGGCCAGGGAGCGTCCGACGGTGTCGATGGCCCAGTAACGGCCGTTGGCCTTGGTCAGGGTCTCCTTGTCGCGGCCGACGAGGACGGGGATGACGGACTGGGAGGAGGCGTCGAAGAAGCACTGGGCGATCCCGACGATCAGGATCGCCCCCACCAGCGGGGCGAGAGCGGCATGCCCGGTTGCCGTGAGCGCGGCCAGTGCGATCAGGACGCCTGCGCGCAGCAGATCTGCTGTGATCATGACGAGGCGCCGTGGCCACCGGTCGACCAACGCCCCGGCGGGCAGCCCGACGAGGAGCCATGGAACGTAGAAGGCGGCGGTGACGGTGGAGACGGCCAGCGGGTCGCGTGTGAGGGAGGCCGCCAGCAGTGGGGCTGCGGCCAGGAAAGCACCGTCACCGGTCACGGATATGCCGGTGGCGGCCAGCAGCGGAACGACCCTTCCGGTGGCCAGCCGTTCCGCTGACCGCGGCGTCTGCTCGTCTTGTTCCGTGCTCAGTTGGGGATCCGATCTGGCGTGAAGTCACTGAATCGTTCCGGGTTTGGTAAAGAGTTGATTCCGTGAAGGGATTGAGTCATGGCACGCCCCTCCTTCCGTGAATACCGACGAACTGGAGCACGCGCTGTATGTGGCGGAGCAACGGGTCATGGCTGCTCCCGGCCAACCCGGACACGTCCGCCCGCGCCCTGACCGAAGCCACCGGGGCCGACGTGGCGGTGGTGATCGCCGACAGCGACGGTCGCGCGGACCGCCGCGGCGCCACCGTCATCTCCATCGCCGCCGCCGGCATCACGCCCCTGCAGTCCGACGCCCTGATCCTGGCAGTGATGGAACTGCAAGCCGCCGCGCGAGAGGGAAACGGCCAACGAGCCGTCACGAGAGCAACGTCGCCACGCCAAGCAAGCGGAGGCCGACCCGCTCTTCGGGCGAGCACGGAGCGAGCAACAGCCATGCAAATGACCAGAAACGTCGGGGAACCCTGGTCGAATGGACTCTGACCAGGGCTTCCAGGAGTAGGCCGTGTGGGACTCGAACCCACAACCAATGGATTAAAAGTCCACTGCTCTGCCCGTTCCTGGACGACCACGCGATCCCCCCTCACCGACTGAGACCAGTGCCTCGCCGACCCACCGCAACGGTCCGCGATCGACCGGACGCCCTCCTCACTCACTCGTGCGCAGTGATGCGCTCCCGCAACTCGTGCGCGGCCGGGCTCCCGGGGATGGCTGCCAAGCGTGCGGCGATGTCGGCGAGGCCGTTGTTGATCCGTACTGACTGCACGCCCTCGGCGCAGCGGAGGAACTCCGCCCATGTGGCCAGCGCCGTCTCGGTGTCGCCCCGTTTGAGCTGGACTTGGCCAAGGTCGGCGAGCACGATCGCCCGAGTCCGCTTGCGGTCCAAGCCGTGGATGTCGAGGGCGAGGTGAAGGTGTTCCTCCGCCGCCGCGTGGTCGCCGAGCCTGGCGTGGATCATGCCGGCATCGTGCGTCCACCGGCCGTGGCTGTAGTGGCTCGCCCACGACTGCCCAGGCGCTGCCGGGGCTCGCTCGATCGCGACCTGCGCGGAGTTGAGCATCCGCACCGCGGTGGCGTGGTCGCCGTCGACCGCTGCCGCGCGTGCGAGGGTGGTGCGGTAGTAGGCCAGCGCCTTGGGGTTGTCGAGCTTCCTGCCACGCTGCTCACACGCCTCGGCCACCCGCACAGCGGTGGGGATGTGGCCGAGGTCCACGGCCTGCTCCGCCAGGCCGCGTAGGGCCGTCGCGGCCAGCTCGTGGTCACCTGCTTCGGCGGCGAGAGCGTAGCTGTACTGGTGGTACCGCTGGCTCAGGCCCTGGTGTCCCTCGTCGCGCGCCATCCAGCCGATCAGATGCACCAGTTCGGCGGTGGCCGCGAACAACTCCCTGGCTGTCCGCTCGCTGTAGGTGCCGTCCAACCACCTGTTGACCTCCATGGTCAAGTAGCGCACGGCCAGGTGCCGGGCGTGACCGCCGCCCAGCTCTGATGCCGCGTTGCCGAGAGTTGCGGTCATCGTGCGCACGGCCGTCACTTCGCCCATTCCCACGGCCACGGGTCCGGACCTGTTCGCACGACGAATCACGGCCTCAGCGTCGGGGAGATCGAGGGCGGCCAGGCCGACAGCGGCGGACGCCCCCAGAAACGCTCGTCGGTCCACGTCGTCGCCTCCCAAGAGCATGACTGAGGCCACGGTATCGGCGGCCAAGGGCCGCTCGTCCGCAGAAAGATCGATCCCCAGGACCTGTTCGATGAAGGAGAGCCAGACCTGGGGGATCCGGCGGCCTGTTTCCCACCGGTACACCGCCTGCCGGTCGCAGAACCCCGTCTTCCCCCACCGCGCGATCGAGAGAGCATCCGCAAGGGCTGCCTGGCTCGTGCTGGGACGCCGTGCCAGCCCGCCCGCCTGACCATTTGCCTGGCAGCCTGTCAGGCAGTGGAGTCGCGCAAATACACGGGAGCAGATTCCTCCCTCGTCGCACGAGACGCTTGGAAGCGGTTGAGCAGGCGGTCACGCAGCATGCCAGCAGCTTCGTCTGGCGTCACCAGGCGGACGGCGGATAGCTCGCTGTCGTGGGGCCGCAGTCCCCTTACCTGACCCGCGGACAACGTCCCGCCGTCGAAGATGAAGGCGAGCTGGTCACCCCAAGGGCCGTGCGGGGGAACCCAGTCGATGACGAGGAGGCCGTGCAAGGTGACATCGAGGCCGATTTCTTCCTTCAATTCGCGGCGGGCCGCGTCGTCGGGGGCCTCGTTGGCTTCGGCCATGCCACTTGGGAGATCCCAACCGGGCTTGTATGTGGGCTTCACCAGGAGAACGCGGCCCTGCTCGTCGCGGAGGAGGACATCGGCGGAGACGCGTTTGCGGGCCTGGGTGGCGTTGTCCTCGGCGAGGTAGGCGTTCCAGGCTTCGGGGTCGGCGGGAGTGGGCCTCATGGGGTGGTGCCTTCGCTGAGCGGAGGACGAGGGCGGCGAGCAACAGCATCCTCGCCATGAGCTCGTCTCGGTAAATTCGACGTATGAGTGACTTCGTGCAGGTGTCGAGTGCTACTGAGACCCGAGAGCAGGCCGTGCGACTGGCTGAGTCCGTCGTGCGGGGGCGGCTCGCGGCTGGGGCGCAGGTGGTGGGGCCGGTGCTGTCGGTGTTCTGGCATCGCGGCGAGTTCGGGACTGGTGAGGAGTGGCAGTTGCTGCTCAAGACCACCGTGGAGCGGTACCCGGCGTTGGAGGCGCATCTGCTGGAGCGCCATCCGTGGGAGAAGCCCGAGGTGGTCGCGGTGCCGATCGTGGCCGGCTCTGAGGCGTACCTGCGGTGGGTTGCCGACAGCACGGAGCCGTCCGCGTAGGCGTCAGACCGCCACGGCCCTCTCCAGTACCGTGTCGACCGCAGGGAGACCTCGGTGCGCGTCGAGGCGTGTGAGGAGTGGGGTCAGGCGGGCGCGGGGGCGGACGGAGGCGACGCCTTCGGCGAGGTCGAGGGCGCGGTCGGCTGCGGTGGCGGCTTGTTCGACTTCGCCTGCGGTGAGGTAGGAGTCGCCGAGCCAGGAGAGGTAGAGGGCTTTGTCGCGGGCATTCGTGTCGTCATAGGCGGCCAGGGCGGTTTCCAGGACGGGGACCGCTCGCAGTGGGCGGCGTAGTTCGGTCCAGCAGCGGCCGGTCATGATCTGGAGTTCGGTTGTGTCGACCCACGAGACCCAGTCAGGCTGGGGCGCGTCGCCAACTGTGGCGAGGGCCGTTGCAGCGGCGGCAAGGGCTCGTTCGCATTCGGTGGCCAGGCCCGCGACGGCGCAGGCCCAGGCGAGTCGTTCGTGCAGCAGGGCGCGTACTCCGGCGGGTGCGTCGGGGCCGATCGTCGCGCAGGATCGGGCGGCGATGTCGACTCCGGCCTTCTGGTCGCCGCTGACGGCCTGGTAGGCGAGGAAGGCCAGCGCGTTGCCTGCGAGGGCGGTGTCGCCGGCTTCGGTGGCGGCACCGTGGCTCTCCTCGTAGAGCCCGCGTGCGTCGGCCGCCCGGCCGCCGTCGAACGCGGCCCATCCCGCCTGCTGTGCCTGCTCCGCCAGCACGGACAGCAGGTCGTGCCGGGTCCGC
Encoded proteins:
- a CDS encoding tetratricopeptide repeat protein — encoded protein: MDRRAFLGASAAVGLAALDLPDAEAVIRRANRSGPVAVGMGEVTAVRTMTATLGNAASELGGGHARHLAVRYLTMEVNRWLDGTYSERTARELFAATAELVHLIGWMARDEGHQGLSQRYHQYSYALAAEAGDHELAATALRGLAEQAVDLGHIPTAVRVAEACEQRGRKLDNPKALAYYRTTLARAAAVDGDHATAVRMLNSAQVAIERAPAAPGQSWASHYSHGRWTHDAGMIHARLGDHAAAEEHLHLALDIHGLDRKRTRAIVLADLGQVQLKRGDTETALATWAEFLRCAEGVQSVRINNGLADIAARLAAIPGSPAAHELRERITAHE
- a CDS encoding helix-turn-helix domain-containing protein, whose translation is MNGYRPATALPRAIVERADMQTAIIAHDFGTVFRLARELAGISYSKIAAECGIKPERVGALARGRGSVTSFEKVTCVADALRIPGHMLGLASRPWEKREPRPAPDRTSEEDESSVERRRFLRAGTGAGLAATLPELTRPAAGRRVGPELPERLRRRTARLRRLDQVLGGGDTYRVYLGEYQATKALLRDSTYSERTRHDLLSVLAEQAQQAGWAAFDGGRAADARGLYEESHGAATEAGDTALAGNALAFLAYQAVSGDQKAGVDIAARSCATIGPDAPAGVRALLHERLAWACAVAGLATECERALAAAATALATVGDAPQPDWVSWVDTTELQIMTGRCWTELRRPLRAVPVLETALAAYDDTNARDKALYLSWLGDSYLTAGEVEQAATAADRALDLAEGVASVRPRARLTPLLTRLDAHRGLPAVDTVLERAVAV
- the cutA gene encoding divalent-cation tolerance protein CutA, which gives rise to MSDFVQVSSATETREQAVRLAESVVRGRLAAGAQVVGPVLSVFWHRGEFGTGEEWQLLLKTTVERYPALEAHLLERHPWEKPEVVAVPIVAGSEAYLRWVADSTEPSA
- a CDS encoding NUDIX domain-containing protein yields the protein MRPTPADPEAWNAYLAEDNATQARKRVSADVLLRDEQGRVLLVKPTYKPGWDLPSGMAEANEAPDDAARRELKEEIGLDVTLHGLLVIDWVPPHGPWGDQLAFIFDGGTLSAGQVRGLRPHDSELSAVRLVTPDEAAGMLRDRLLNRFQASRATREESAPVYLRDSTA
- a CDS encoding coenzyme F420-0:L-glutamate ligase, with product MWRSNGSWLLPANPDTSARALTEATGADVAVVIADSDGRADRRGATVISIAAAGITPLQSDALILAVMELQAAAREGNGQRAVTRATSPRQASGGRPALRASTERATAMQMTRNVGEPWSNGL
- a CDS encoding MFS transporter; the encoded protein is MSTEQDEQTPRSAERLATGRVVPLLAATGISVTGDGAFLAAAPLLAASLTRDPLAVSTVTAAFYVPWLLVGLPAGALVDRWPRRLVMITADLLRAGVLIALAALTATGHAALAPLVGAILIVGIAQCFFDASSQSVIPVLVGRDKETLTKANGRYWAIDTVGRSLAGPPIGSATFAVSRMLPFAGDAASFVLSAACISRLPAMPAPGSNQPLIAAIRAGLTHLRATPELRMLAAGMATYNFAYNVSMATFVLYATSTLHVADAGYGILLAVAAVGGILTGWRAAPLTRRLTYRQMMAIACGLQSLAWTGIAAFPNAYATGAFLALIGAASTLISVAASSARPALTPDHLLGRVTSAFRLFGVGAAGLGALTGGLIAGGSTLRIPLWVAAALLALAAGALRPWARR